One window of the Methanophagales archaeon genome contains the following:
- the nadC gene encoding carboxylating nicotinate-nucleotide diphosphorylase translates to MLLKEIEAFLEEDVGHEDYEEIVPEAECKAEIEVKEGGVLAGLDEVKQIFNYLGVLCATEFEDGARIKEGDVILRVQGAGMKILKAERLVLNFLGRMSGIATLTDRFVREARRANARIRVAGTRKTTPGFRKYEKKAIAIGGGDPHRFGLYEAVIIKDNYIKLMGLENAIKKAKEKVSFTRKIEVEVESIEEALKAAELDVDIIMFDNMSAKDVKAGV, encoded by the coding sequence ATGTTGCTGAAGGAGATAGAAGCGTTCCTGGAAGAGGATGTGGGGCATGAGGATTATGAGGAGATAGTCCCGGAGGCGGAATGTAAAGCGGAGATAGAAGTGAAGGAGGGCGGTGTGCTTGCGGGTCTGGATGAGGTGAAGCAGATATTTAATTATCTCGGTGTCCTTTGTGCAACGGAATTTGAGGATGGAGCGCGAATAAAAGAAGGAGATGTAATCCTGAGAGTGCAAGGTGCAGGCATGAAGATACTGAAGGCAGAGCGACTTGTGCTCAATTTCTTGGGCAGGATGAGCGGTATTGCCACGCTAACTGACAGATTTGTGAGGGAGGCGAGGCGAGCAAATGCACGGATAAGAGTGGCTGGTACCCGTAAGACAACGCCTGGCTTCAGGAAATATGAGAAGAAAGCGATAGCCATCGGTGGTGGCGATCCCCACAGGTTCGGACTCTATGAAGCGGTAATAATAAAGGACAATTACATAAAGCTCATGGGGCTGGAGAATGCAATAAAGAAGGCGAAAGAGAAGGTCAGCTTCACACGTAAGATAGAAGTTGAGGTTGAGAGCATAGAAGAAGCTCTGAAAGCAGCAGAACTGGATGTTGATATCATCATGTTCGACAACATGTCCGCGAAGGATGTGAAGGCGGGTGT
- a CDS encoding aspartate dehydrogenase, translated as MADSMVMRVGVVGCGAIGTEICDAIDHGVLGKEQGMELKFLIDKHPERIEKLIKRLKRRPGITMTGSEGLTEILDEVDLVIECASQDAVREFVIPALHAGKEVMIMSVGALICDEGLFDEIIGIAKEKGCRVYIPSGAVAGIDGLKSGSIGGIHSVSLTTRKPPQGFESNVYVKERGIDLSEIENEETLFVGPAKEAVRYFPENVNVAASLSIAGIGPDATKVKVVADPFATENVHEIEVIGEFGKLMVRVENVPSRTNPKTSHLAALSAIATLRGIVYPVRVGT; from the coding sequence ATGGCAGATAGCATGGTCATGAGAGTGGGTGTAGTCGGCTGTGGCGCGATAGGAACAGAGATATGCGATGCGATAGACCATGGTGTGCTGGGGAAGGAGCAGGGGATGGAGCTGAAATTCCTGATTGACAAGCATCCTGAGCGGATAGAGAAATTAATTAAGCGCTTGAAGAGGAGACCGGGAATAACAATGACAGGAAGCGAAGGGCTAACAGAGATTCTGGATGAGGTGGACCTGGTGATAGAATGTGCTTCGCAGGATGCGGTACGTGAGTTTGTGATTCCAGCACTGCATGCAGGTAAGGAAGTGATGATAATGAGCGTAGGAGCATTGATATGTGATGAGGGGCTATTCGATGAGATTATAGGTATTGCAAAAGAAAAGGGTTGCAGGGTTTATATCCCATCAGGGGCAGTTGCAGGTATAGATGGTTTGAAATCGGGTTCTATTGGCGGTATCCATAGCGTGTCGTTAACGACGAGGAAGCCACCACAGGGATTTGAGAGTAATGTCTATGTCAAGGAGCGGGGGATAGACCTGAGCGAGATAGAGAACGAAGAGACTCTTTTTGTGGGACCAGCGAAGGAAGCGGTACGGTATTTCCCGGAGAACGTGAATGTAGCAGCTTCTTTAAGCATCGCTGGTATAGGTCCTGACGCGACGAAAGTGAAGGTCGTTGCAGATCCATTTGCTACGGAGAATGTACACGAGATAGAGGTGATAGGGGAATTTGGTAAACTGATGGTGCGTGTAGAGAATGTGCCATCACGAACGAACCCAAAGACGAGCCATTTAGCTGCTCTTTCTGCTATTGCCACTCTCAGAGGTATAGTATATCCCGTAAGGGTGGGTACTTAG
- a CDS encoding UPF0280 family protein yields the protein MREHFVLKETSVWITADDRKYIEIAKQQLKEQRKELERFIRWHPFFLVTLEPYHCHIEDREGGKIPEVVQRMIEASSKFGIGPMSAVAGTLAELAVEAMHDAGATHAVVDNGGDVALINDREVLVGIYAGNSPFSNRIALRIRPSSSLIGICTSSGTVGHSINFGYADAATVLSDSASLSDAAATALSNSVRGDTPHTLPESFRTISHVPGIKGALIIYRDVLAKWGEIPQLIRLNYKG from the coding sequence ATGAGGGAGCATTTCGTATTGAAAGAGACCTCTGTATGGATTACTGCAGACGACAGGAAATATATAGAGATAGCGAAGCAGCAGCTAAAGGAACAGAGAAAGGAGCTGGAAAGGTTCATACGGTGGCATCCCTTCTTCCTCGTCACCCTCGAGCCTTATCACTGTCATATTGAAGATAGAGAGGGAGGGAAGATACCAGAGGTGGTGCAGCGGATGATAGAAGCATCCTCAAAGTTCGGTATAGGACCGATGTCCGCAGTTGCAGGTACATTGGCAGAACTGGCAGTGGAAGCTATGCACGATGCTGGTGCCACTCATGCGGTGGTGGACAACGGAGGTGACGTCGCATTGATAAATGATAGAGAGGTGCTTGTTGGTATTTATGCGGGTAACAGCCCATTCTCAAATCGTATTGCACTCAGAATTAGACCGTCATCTTCGCTTATCGGTATATGTACCTCATCGGGGACTGTTGGGCATTCTATAAATTTTGGATACGCTGACGCGGCAACGGTACTGAGCGACAGCGCGTCTCTCTCAGATGCTGCTGCAACTGCACTCAGCAATTCCGTCAGGGGTGATACTCCTCATACCTTGCCTGAGTCCTTTCGTACTATCTCTCATGTACCAGGTATTAAAGGCGCGCTCATAATATACCGTGATGTACTTGCAAAATGGGGTGAGATACCACAACTCATACGACTAAACTATAAAGGCTGA
- a CDS encoding monovalent cation/H+ antiporter subunit D family protein yields the protein MVESLIPLLAILCPAFAAPLILLFGKHPNIREGWTIAAGLVMFSLIFSMIHTVLSGDVLDCVLFQTIFRDSLSGYLKIGFRVDAFGLIFALTSSSLWILVSFYSIGYMRSLREHAQTRYFFSFAFAILGAIGVALSRNLITMYIFYEILTVSTYPLVAHDQTPEAISGGRKYLAYLMTAGVFFLFGVIMVYVLTGTTDFTNGGIKALSALAPTHKLILTVCFFCFLLGFMKAAWMPFHSWLPTAMVAPTPVSALLHAVAVVKAGVFGIVRIVCYIYGVDLMNSLGLGLILACIAGFTMIVANLFAIAQDNLKRRLAYSTINQLSYIILGAALLTQDGIRGAMMHIPFHGFMKITLFMCAGAIMVASGKKNISEMAGIGRAMPITMLAFSVGALGMCGLPPVVGFISKWYLCLGAYQASLTYSPVMIVFLFTLLIASLLDVVYFFPIIHTAFFKEPEDGDGKEPKMKEAPIFMLVPLTITAIFSIIFFVAFILRVVGIFSPYMDILSLHIYELVRIAVGNV from the coding sequence ATGGTGGAATCACTGATACCGTTATTAGCCATTTTATGCCCGGCTTTTGCTGCTCCCTTGATACTGCTCTTCGGTAAGCATCCGAACATAAGAGAAGGATGGACGATAGCGGCAGGGTTGGTAATGTTCTCGCTTATATTCTCCATGATACATACAGTCTTGAGTGGTGATGTTCTTGATTGCGTTCTATTCCAGACGATATTCAGGGATTCTCTCTCTGGATACTTAAAGATAGGATTTAGAGTGGATGCTTTTGGGCTCATCTTCGCTCTCACCTCCTCTTCTCTCTGGATACTCGTCTCTTTCTATTCTATCGGGTACATGCGTTCATTGCGCGAGCATGCTCAAACTCGATATTTCTTCTCGTTCGCATTTGCTATCCTCGGTGCGATTGGAGTTGCGTTATCAAGGAATTTGATAACGATGTATATATTCTACGAGATACTCACGGTCTCAACTTATCCACTGGTGGCGCATGACCAGACTCCAGAAGCGATAAGTGGGGGACGTAAGTACCTTGCGTATCTGATGACTGCCGGTGTATTCTTTCTATTTGGTGTGATAATGGTCTATGTGCTGACCGGTACTACCGATTTCACAAATGGTGGTATAAAGGCGTTGAGTGCGCTGGCGCCCACGCATAAGTTGATACTGACAGTGTGCTTCTTCTGTTTCCTCTTGGGGTTCATGAAAGCGGCATGGATGCCTTTCCATTCATGGCTGCCTACTGCTATGGTTGCGCCAACGCCCGTGAGTGCGCTACTGCATGCTGTTGCAGTGGTCAAGGCGGGTGTGTTCGGGATTGTCAGGATTGTATGTTACATCTATGGTGTGGACCTGATGAACTCGCTCGGACTCGGGCTGATACTCGCATGTATTGCGGGTTTCACAATGATAGTTGCTAATCTATTCGCAATTGCGCAGGACAACCTGAAGAGAAGGCTGGCGTACTCCACGATAAATCAGCTCTCATATATTATTCTGGGTGCCGCGCTATTGACGCAGGATGGAATTAGAGGAGCGATGATGCATATACCTTTTCACGGATTCATGAAGATTACTCTATTCATGTGTGCGGGTGCGATAATGGTAGCTTCGGGTAAGAAGAACATAAGTGAGATGGCTGGTATAGGTAGAGCAATGCCGATAACGATGCTGGCATTCTCAGTGGGGGCATTGGGTATGTGTGGGCTCCCGCCAGTGGTCGGATTCATAAGTAAGTGGTATCTTTGCTTAGGTGCGTATCAGGCATCACTGACGTATTCACCTGTAATGATAGTATTCTTGTTTACGCTACTGATAGCGTCCCTGCTGGATGTCGTTTATTTCTTCCCGATTATACATACAGCATTCTTCAAGGAGCCAGAGGATGGGGATGGCAAAGAGCCCAAAATGAAGGAGGCACCGATATTCATGCTCGTTCCACTGACGATAACCGCGATATTCTCCATTATCTTCTTCGTAGCTTTTATTCTCAGAGTTGTTGGAATATTCTCACCATATATGGATATATTATCGCTCCACATATACGAGCTTGTGCGAATAGCAGTTGGTAATGTATAA
- a CDS encoding monovalent cation/H+ antiporter subunit D family protein has translation MIEQFPILVVAVSLISAYTILVAGWLNRKSSCFISIATITFQLILALFILYHVLTRGTIHYWLGGWAPPWGIEYVVDVLNAYVLLILLFASLLIAIYSWRSVQSELPAKKTVSFYVLFQLLITGLCGITVTGDMFNLYVFLEISSLAAYALIAAAGGRALKASYNYVIMGSIGACFYLLGVGFLYAVTGSLNMEDLMRLLPPLYGNRMVQAAFVFFIIGMSIKMALFPLHLWQPDAYTYAPSAVSAFIAATMSHISVYALIRVIFSVFTLDFVKAYIGMDLAICWVAAIGIIAGSVLAITQNNFKRMLAYSSVSQIGYIVLGVGLAPATTWGFFGAVAHILNHTLMKGCLFLVAGAFIYKAGLRDIREFRGLGKRMPYTSAVFTIAALSMIGVPPTVGFATKLFLMVATLQTSNYAFAGVLLLNSLLELVYFGRLIERIYLLHEESESELDGGTRDEKKIPHSMLIPMFLFAALCIIAGLFWLTSLATPLIEPLTNLCTGVMP, from the coding sequence ATGATCGAACAATTTCCAATACTGGTAGTTGCGGTATCGCTGATCTCTGCATATACCATACTGGTTGCAGGCTGGCTGAACAGGAAGAGCAGCTGTTTCATATCCATTGCAACCATTACTTTCCAGTTGATATTGGCTCTCTTCATCCTGTACCATGTCCTGACACGGGGAACGATACATTACTGGCTGGGTGGATGGGCACCTCCATGGGGTATCGAGTATGTGGTAGATGTATTGAATGCATACGTGTTGCTTATACTTCTATTTGCATCCCTACTGATTGCGATATATTCCTGGCGTAGTGTACAGAGTGAATTGCCAGCAAAGAAGACAGTCTCATTTTATGTCTTATTCCAGCTCCTCATTACCGGGCTGTGTGGTATAACAGTGACCGGGGATATGTTTAACCTCTATGTATTCCTGGAGATATCCTCCCTGGCGGCATACGCATTGATAGCAGCTGCAGGTGGACGGGCATTGAAAGCGAGCTACAATTATGTCATAATGGGTTCCATAGGTGCCTGTTTCTATCTCCTGGGTGTAGGATTCCTCTATGCAGTGACTGGCTCGTTGAACATGGAAGACCTCATGCGTCTATTACCGCCCCTATACGGTAACAGGATGGTACAGGCTGCATTTGTATTCTTCATCATAGGTATGAGTATAAAGATGGCGCTATTCCCACTCCATCTATGGCAGCCCGATGCATACACGTACGCGCCATCAGCAGTGAGCGCATTTATAGCAGCAACGATGTCACATATCTCCGTCTATGCATTGATCAGAGTTATATTCTCTGTATTCACGCTCGATTTCGTCAAGGCTTATATAGGTATGGATTTAGCAATCTGCTGGGTAGCGGCGATAGGAATAATCGCAGGTTCGGTACTCGCGATAACACAGAACAACTTCAAGCGTATGCTTGCATATTCCAGTGTCTCACAGATAGGCTATATCGTGCTGGGTGTGGGTTTAGCGCCAGCTACCACCTGGGGCTTCTTCGGCGCCGTGGCACACATATTGAACCATACCCTAATGAAGGGCTGTCTGTTCCTCGTAGCCGGCGCGTTCATTTATAAAGCGGGTTTACGAGACATAAGGGAGTTCAGAGGGCTGGGCAAGCGAATGCCATATACAAGTGCGGTCTTCACAATAGCTGCGCTTTCAATGATTGGTGTACCGCCAACAGTAGGGTTCGCAACGAAACTGTTTCTTATGGTAGCGACATTGCAGACATCCAATTATGCATTTGCGGGCGTACTGCTGCTGAACAGTCTGCTTGAACTTGTTTATTTCGGTAGACTGATCGAGCGGATATACCTTCTGCATGAGGAGTCAGAGTCAGAGCTAGATGGAGGTACAAGGGATGAGAAAAAAATCCCCCATAGCATGCTGATACCTATGTTCCTCTTCGCTGCATTATGCATTATTGCTGGGCTCTTCTGGCTTACCAGTCTCGCAACGCCATTGATAGAGCCATTAACGAATTTGTGCACGGGGGTGATGCCGTGA
- a CDS encoding CDP-2,3-bis-(O-geranylgeranyl)-sn-glycerol synthase: MTITIVGTAIWLMLPAYITNASAAFFGGKIPIDRGVHLGRNRLLGDGKTFEGLIKGCSAGFLCGLLQHLYNGSFGSFPYFIIVLLALSAGAMLGDIMGSFVKRRLGLRRGAPLPVVDQLDFVGGAWLLLFLVARDWFSSNFSADVMVVVILITPLLHLLTNFAGFKLGMKEVPW, from the coding sequence ATGACGATAACCATAGTTGGTACCGCGATCTGGCTTATGCTCCCTGCATATATAACGAATGCAAGTGCAGCGTTCTTCGGTGGCAAGATACCGATAGACAGGGGCGTTCATCTGGGTAGAAACCGGCTGCTTGGCGACGGTAAGACTTTTGAGGGGCTGATCAAAGGCTGCTCTGCGGGCTTCCTCTGCGGCTTGCTCCAACATCTTTATAACGGCTCTTTTGGCTCTTTCCCATACTTCATTATTGTATTGCTGGCTCTATCCGCAGGTGCAATGCTCGGTGATATAATGGGTAGCTTTGTGAAGAGGCGACTGGGACTGAGAAGAGGTGCTCCTCTACCCGTGGTGGACCAGCTGGACTTTGTAGGTGGGGCATGGTTGCTTCTATTTCTTGTCGCCCGTGACTGGTTCTCCTCCAACTTCTCTGCTGATGTGATGGTCGTGGTCATCCTTATTACGCCCCTGCTGCATCTGCTCACGAATTTCGCAGGCTTCAAACTGGGCATGAAAGAAGTGCCCTGGTGA
- a CDS encoding GTP cyclohydrolase I FolE2: protein MSLQLPDVQASSPDIRINLTRVGVKNVKKLVEVARAGGKRPVILISDFYIFVDLPSDIKGANLSRNFEAMYEVLEEAVNTPIYEVEELCSEVAKRLLLLHEYATTAEVGMKSEYMLKRKTPKMKISCQEPAIIHAEARAYRTQSKVQIKKIIGAEVAGVTTCPCAQELIKEQAVEELRKLGMGEEKIETFLRMVPMPTHNQRGKGIIMIEVEDDIKVPMDKIIRIIERSMSAKTYEILKRPDEAKVVEIAHKKPMFVEDCVREMAKRVVESFTELPDDSIITIRQINEESIHQHDAVAERVASMGDLRRELAVGDGYK, encoded by the coding sequence ATGTCGTTGCAACTACCGGATGTGCAGGCAAGCAGTCCTGACATAAGGATAAATCTGACGCGAGTTGGAGTGAAGAATGTAAAGAAACTGGTGGAGGTGGCAAGAGCAGGAGGCAAAAGACCCGTTATCCTCATCTCAGACTTCTATATCTTCGTTGACCTTCCAAGTGATATAAAGGGTGCGAACCTATCGAGGAACTTTGAAGCGATGTATGAAGTGCTGGAAGAGGCGGTTAACACGCCGATATATGAGGTTGAGGAGCTGTGCAGCGAGGTAGCAAAGCGGCTACTACTACTTCATGAGTACGCTACCACAGCGGAAGTAGGCATGAAGAGTGAATATATGTTAAAGAGGAAGACGCCGAAGATGAAAATCTCTTGTCAGGAGCCTGCGATTATCCATGCAGAAGCGAGAGCATATCGCACTCAGTCAAAGGTGCAAATAAAGAAGATAATAGGCGCGGAGGTAGCAGGAGTGACAACCTGCCCATGCGCACAGGAATTGATAAAGGAGCAAGCGGTGGAGGAGTTGAGAAAGCTGGGAATGGGCGAAGAGAAAATAGAGACTTTTCTGCGTATGGTTCCGATGCCAACGCATAACCAGAGAGGGAAGGGAATAATCATGATAGAGGTGGAAGATGATATTAAAGTACCAATGGATAAGATAATAAGGATAATAGAGCGTTCGATGAGTGCAAAGACGTATGAGATACTGAAACGCCCGGATGAGGCGAAGGTGGTAGAGATAGCGCATAAGAAGCCAATGTTCGTTGAAGATTGTGTTCGTGAGATGGCGAAGCGAGTGGTAGAGAGTTTTACTGAGCTTCCTGACGATTCTATCATCACGATAAGGCAGATAAACGAGGAGAGCATCCACCAGCATGACGCGGTTGCGGAGCGTGTCGCTTCGATGGGCGATCTGCGCAGAGAGCTGGCGGTGGGCGATGGATATAAGTGA
- a CDS encoding cytochrome c biogenesis protein CcdA, which yields MVTLPLPLIAFGFGILSVLSPCILPLVPLIAAYSTRTSKITPLTVAIGLSISFALMGVLASIFGSIFQRYKLVLQIIGGLLIIFLGLCMIFELLEQKIHTIIPRKGTTSTGFSINHVHGTAGGLLLGFSLGIVWTPCIGPILGTILTMVAVEGDILYGAFLLVIYSLGLGLPLLVIAYTTHFSMKPFLKYSIAIKRLSGVILVLVGIYFIYNSIIIYGF from the coding sequence ATGGTAACGTTACCACTTCCCCTCATCGCTTTCGGTTTTGGGATATTAAGCGTTCTATCACCCTGTATACTCCCGCTCGTTCCACTCATTGCGGCATATTCGACCAGAACGAGTAAAATTACGCCTCTAACTGTGGCTATTGGACTCTCTATCTCATTTGCGCTTATGGGTGTACTGGCATCTATCTTTGGCTCGATATTCCAGCGATATAAATTGGTGTTGCAGATTATAGGTGGTCTTCTGATTATATTTCTCGGTTTGTGTATGATATTCGAGTTATTAGAGCAGAAGATACACACAATCATACCCAGGAAAGGCACCACAAGCACAGGGTTCTCCATTAACCACGTGCATGGAACAGCAGGGGGGCTATTACTCGGTTTTTCGCTCGGTATCGTCTGGACACCTTGCATTGGTCCCATACTTGGTACTATACTCACAATGGTAGCGGTTGAAGGCGATATACTCTACGGCGCCTTTCTTCTGGTCATCTATTCGCTTGGACTGGGGTTGCCTTTGCTCGTAATTGCGTATACCACTCATTTCTCAATGAAACCGTTCCTCAAATACAGTATAGCAATAAAGAGGCTTTCGGGAGTTATTCTGGTGCTGGTCGGGATTTATTTCATATATAATTCGATCATAATCTACGGTTTTTAG
- a CDS encoding DUF5591 domain-containing protein yields the protein MSRFYEVKKRDGAARIGRLLLKGRSKEMQTPLLLNIESLSSGGEEKMEVIGVESPLFTELSKEETWNGPRGTVLLPEVHPLLAKLKEASPLFVDFFVLAFASSMLHTPEDFVRGVIDARRAISPDVALWVPAIATVENAALLAYMGVDIIDDTNAVMSGYAGIYQLEECELIVNDMVDLPCTCAVCSSLSIEELRARSVKERAELLAKHNRLILEREVKKIREYIKLGILREYVEMRVRSSTFLTAVLRFLDAESEYFERRIPVARKHVMKVNTMESLRRIEVKRFASRVLDRYRPPASRVLVILPCSAKKPYSASQSHRKFITAIGDYRGNIHELILTSPLGAVPRELELVYPAAFYDIPVTGYWDAEERAWVTSCLRAYLDRNRGNYDMVVAHLRGAYKEICATVAEELGMGVIFTCEENEKEYTKEALERLRSCIAALCGAKKKLSKLEMGTRIFKAMADYQFGLGTGEELVKGELTLKGKYPCFRLISTEGVLARIAPEYGLITLTTKGARRIGKFTPYIVEIGDFVPKGSILAPGVLNAGEEIRENDEVIFRGDKAFGVGRAKMSGWEMVESERGVAVNVREVEVESMPGC from the coding sequence ATGAGGTGAAGAAGCGGGATGGTGCAGCGAGAATAGGGCGGCTACTATTAAAAGGAAGGAGTAAGGAGATGCAAACGCCACTTTTACTCAATATAGAGTCGCTGAGCAGTGGCGGAGAAGAGAAGATGGAGGTGATAGGTGTAGAATCCCCGCTATTCACAGAGTTGAGCAAAGAAGAGACATGGAACGGTCCGCGCGGCACGGTCCTCCTGCCTGAGGTACATCCACTGCTCGCAAAGCTAAAAGAAGCATCCCCGCTATTCGTTGATTTCTTCGTACTCGCCTTCGCTTCTTCCATGCTCCACACGCCCGAGGATTTCGTTCGCGGGGTTATAGATGCACGGCGGGCGATATCACCAGATGTGGCGTTATGGGTGCCCGCGATAGCAACGGTGGAGAATGCCGCACTTCTTGCCTATATGGGTGTGGATATAATAGATGATACGAACGCGGTGATGAGTGGTTATGCGGGTATTTATCAACTGGAGGAATGCGAGTTAATAGTGAATGATATGGTGGATTTACCATGCACCTGCGCCGTTTGCTCTTCCCTGAGTATAGAAGAGTTGAGAGCGCGAAGTGTTAAGGAGCGAGCGGAACTGCTTGCAAAGCATAATAGACTGATATTAGAACGGGAAGTGAAGAAGATAAGGGAATATATAAAGTTAGGCATCCTGCGCGAGTATGTTGAGATGCGCGTGAGGTCGTCCACGTTTTTAACAGCCGTATTACGATTTTTGGATGCCGAGAGTGAATATTTTGAAAGAAGGATACCTGTTGCCCGTAAACATGTCATGAAGGTGAACACAATGGAGTCGTTACGGCGAATAGAAGTGAAGAGATTTGCAAGTCGTGTTCTGGATAGATACAGACCACCCGCGAGTCGGGTACTGGTGATTCTGCCATGTTCTGCTAAGAAACCCTATTCTGCGTCGCAATCGCATAGGAAGTTCATTACTGCAATTGGGGATTACAGGGGCAACATTCACGAGCTGATCTTAACCTCACCACTTGGCGCTGTTCCGAGAGAATTAGAACTTGTCTATCCCGCTGCGTTTTATGACATACCCGTGACAGGGTACTGGGATGCGGAGGAGCGTGCGTGGGTGACTTCCTGTCTCCGTGCCTACCTTGATAGAAATCGTGGTAATTACGACATGGTTGTTGCACATCTCAGGGGTGCATATAAAGAGATATGCGCAACAGTGGCAGAAGAACTGGGCATGGGGGTCATATTCACATGCGAGGAGAACGAGAAGGAGTACACAAAAGAGGCTCTCGAACGCTTGAGAAGTTGTATAGCAGCGCTCTGTGGTGCGAAAAAGAAACTATCCAAACTTGAGATGGGCACAAGGATATTTAAGGCGATGGCTGATTACCAGTTTGGGCTCGGCACTGGTGAGGAGCTTGTGAAAGGAGAACTGACACTGAAAGGGAAATACCCCTGTTTCAGGCTCATATCAACTGAGGGTGTCCTTGCACGCATTGCACCCGAATATGGACTCATAACCCTCACAACAAAAGGTGCACGGAGAATCGGGAAATTTACCCCTTATATAGTGGAAATAGGCGATTTTGTACCAAAGGGTTCAATACTGGCACCCGGGGTCCTGAATGCCGGTGAAGAGATAAGGGAGAATGACGAAGTTATATTTCGCGGTGATAAAGCATTTGGAGTGGGCAGAGCGAAAATGAGCGGCTGGGAGATGGTGGAGTCAGAAAGAGGAGTGGCAGTAAATGTAAGAGAAGTAGAAGTGGAATCCATGCCTGGCTGCTAA